A single genomic interval of Bacteroidota bacterium harbors:
- the gltX gene encoding glutamate--tRNA ligase has product MSQVRVRFAPSPTGALHIGGVRTALFNYLFAKKHNGIHILRIEDTDQTRFVPGAEEYIIEALQWLGITFDEGVHLGGEYGPYRQSDRKPMYRQYVDQLIEAGHAYYAFDTPEELDEMRQRLKDGGMSPQYDASSRMNMKNSLTLSSDEVNTKITAGDPYVIRIKLPRKEEVRFNDLIRGWVSFNTAQLDDKVLMKNDGMPTYHMANIVDDHFMKITHVIRGEEWLSSAPLHVMLYKYLGWEDTMPQFAHLPLILKPEGNGKLSKRDGDRLGFPVFPLEWKDPNTGEISSGYRETGYEPEAVINFLALLGWHPSDNQEIFNIDELIQAFSLERISKNGAKFDIDKAKWFNHQYLMKRDNSAIANSLLPLLSEKGIETNLEFLTKVVSITKEKVTFWKEIADISEYFFKTPTHFDAKVIEKKWKSPIPENLKAYSSILHNSSDFSAQSLEAGFHSFAEKNGINPGSMMQPLRLAVSGQAGGPPLFEMLELIGKDAVIKRVEWACDNLKATSQS; this is encoded by the coding sequence GCCAAAAAACATAATGGCATTCACATTTTAAGAATAGAAGATACAGACCAGACACGTTTCGTACCTGGAGCAGAAGAATATATTATCGAAGCATTACAATGGCTTGGAATCACTTTTGACGAGGGCGTACATCTCGGAGGTGAATATGGACCCTATCGCCAAAGTGATCGCAAACCTATGTATAGGCAATATGTTGACCAATTGATTGAAGCAGGTCATGCCTATTACGCATTTGACACACCTGAAGAGTTGGATGAAATGCGTCAGCGATTAAAAGATGGTGGAATGAGTCCTCAATATGATGCCTCAAGCAGAATGAACATGAAAAACTCCTTAACACTGTCTTCTGACGAAGTAAATACTAAAATTACAGCTGGAGACCCCTATGTCATCCGCATTAAACTCCCCAGAAAGGAAGAAGTTAGATTTAACGACCTGATAAGAGGCTGGGTTAGCTTCAACACAGCTCAGTTAGATGACAAAGTGTTGATGAAAAATGACGGAATGCCTACCTACCACATGGCAAACATTGTGGACGACCATTTCATGAAAATCACACATGTAATACGTGGCGAAGAATGGCTTTCGTCTGCACCATTGCATGTAATGCTATACAAATACTTAGGTTGGGAAGACACCATGCCTCAATTTGCACATCTCCCATTGATTCTGAAACCAGAGGGCAATGGAAAATTAAGCAAGAGAGATGGCGACCGATTAGGATTTCCTGTATTTCCGCTAGAATGGAAAGACCCAAACACAGGAGAAATTTCTTCCGGTTATAGGGAAACAGGGTATGAACCCGAAGCGGTTATTAACTTCTTGGCACTGCTTGGATGGCACCCTTCTGACAATCAAGAAATATTTAACATAGATGAATTGATTCAGGCTTTCAGTCTGGAACGCATTAGTAAGAATGGAGCAAAATTTGACATTGACAAAGCGAAGTGGTTCAATCATCAGTATTTGATGAAAAGAGATAATTCAGCTATTGCAAACTCCCTCCTACCTTTGCTTAGCGAAAAAGGTATTGAGACAAATCTAGAGTTTCTAACCAAAGTGGTAAGTATAACCAAAGAGAAAGTAACTTTTTGGAAAGAAATTGCCGACATTTCAGAATATTTTTTCAAAACACCCACTCATTTTGATGCAAAAGTCATTGAGAAAAAATGGAAAAGTCCAATACCTGAAAATCTAAAAGCATATTCATCCATCTTACACAATAGTTCCGATTTCAGTGCACAAAGTCTGGAAGCGGGCTTTCATTCATTTGCAGAAAAAAACGGAATCAACCCCGGTAGCATGATGCAACCTCTCAGATTAGCAGTAAGCGGACAGGCAGGTGGTCCACCCCTGTTTGAAATGCTGGAACTAATAGGCAAAGACGCGGTAATCAAAAGAGTTGAATGGGCTTGCGACAATCTCAAAGCCACCTCACAATCATAA
- a CDS encoding cobalamin B12-binding domain-containing protein, with protein sequence MNKPIRVLVAKVGLDGHDRGAKVIATALRDAGMEVIYTGLRQTPEMVVKTALQEDVDVIGISILSGAHNTVFPRIIELMKENVMEDVLLIGGGIIPDDDSQRLNKQGVARLFPPGTSTEEITEYIQHKVVK encoded by the coding sequence ATGAACAAACCCATCAGAGTATTAGTCGCTAAAGTAGGACTTGACGGTCATGACAGAGGTGCCAAAGTGATAGCTACCGCCTTACGCGATGCAGGCATGGAAGTTATCTATACCGGACTTCGCCAAACTCCTGAAATGGTTGTCAAAACAGCTTTGCAAGAAGACGTGGACGTTATCGGAATCAGTATTCTGTCCGGTGCACATAACACAGTTTTCCCTCGCATTATTGAACTCATGAAAGAGAATGTTATGGAAGATGTGTTATTGATTGGTGGAGGTATTATCCCTGACGATGATTCACAAAGGCTCAATAAACAAGGTGTAGCAAGGCTTTTCCCTCCGGGCACTTCCACAGAAGAGATTACTGAATACATTCAACACAAGGTTGTAAAATAG
- the paaJ gene encoding phenylacetate-CoA oxygenase subunit PaaJ, giving the protein MNTEVVRQALYEVSDPEIPTISIIDLGIVTNIEVSDLGTNVTLTPTFAGCPALRYMEVLVENKLKEKGFPNPKAKTSFEVQWNTSMITAEGLVALKKHGLAPPPPTTGNDYAELLKHMPCPHCNSTNTEMKSPFGPTLCRSIHYCKDCLQTFEAFKPVK; this is encoded by the coding sequence ATGAATACAGAAGTTGTTAGGCAAGCTCTATACGAGGTGTCAGACCCTGAGATACCTACTATTTCCATAATAGATTTAGGCATTGTTACTAATATAGAAGTCTCAGATTTGGGAACCAATGTTACTCTAACACCCACTTTTGCGGGATGCCCTGCATTGCGTTATATGGAAGTTCTGGTGGAGAACAAACTCAAAGAAAAAGGCTTTCCAAATCCAAAGGCAAAGACAAGTTTTGAAGTTCAATGGAATACGTCTATGATAACTGCAGAAGGCTTGGTTGCATTAAAAAAACATGGACTCGCACCACCTCCACCCACCACGGGCAATGATTATGCAGAATTACTCAAACACATGCCTTGCCCTCATTGCAATAGCACCAATACGGAGATGAAAAGCCCATTCGGACCTACTTTGTGTCGTTCCATCCACTATTGCAAGGATTGCCTACAAACATTCGAAGCATTTAAGCCCGTAAAGTAG
- the paaC gene encoding phenylacetate-CoA oxygenase subunit PaaC has product MNISEKGFEAIKDLLYKMADDQLIIGHRNSEWTGLGPILEEDIAFSSMAQDKLGHAQALYDILSQMGEGDSDTIAFMRNAEQFHCCHLVEYPIGEYEFSLMRHFFFDNAELLRFEMLANSSFEPLTFLSRKIKGEIKYHTMHADVWITQLGSASEESKIKLQNALNETWSLALGIFEKGNFEDVLIAEGIFEGEDALKGRWLSTVSGILAKAGLRIPENNSVAPALGGRKGKHTNYLQPLLDEMTEVFRIDPAAEW; this is encoded by the coding sequence ATGAACATATCAGAAAAAGGATTTGAGGCAATCAAGGATTTGCTCTATAAAATGGCTGACGATCAGCTGATTATAGGTCATCGCAACTCAGAATGGACAGGTTTGGGTCCAATATTGGAAGAAGATATTGCATTTTCTTCTATGGCGCAGGACAAATTAGGTCATGCACAAGCTTTGTATGATATCTTAAGTCAAATGGGAGAAGGGGATTCGGATACCATTGCTTTTATGCGTAATGCAGAGCAATTTCATTGCTGCCACCTTGTTGAATATCCAATAGGCGAATATGAATTCAGCCTAATGCGTCATTTTTTCTTTGATAATGCTGAGTTACTTCGCTTTGAAATGTTGGCAAATTCGTCTTTCGAACCTCTTACTTTTTTATCAAGAAAAATTAAAGGCGAAATCAAATATCACACTATGCATGCTGATGTCTGGATTACCCAGCTGGGCAGTGCTTCCGAAGAAAGCAAAATCAAGCTGCAAAACGCTTTGAACGAAACCTGGTCTCTTGCCTTGGGTATTTTTGAAAAAGGGAATTTTGAAGATGTACTTATTGCAGAAGGTATATTTGAAGGTGAAGATGCTCTCAAAGGAAGATGGCTCTCAACAGTTTCGGGTATATTAGCAAAAGCGGGCTTAAGAATACCTGAAAACAATTCTGTGGCACCTGCTTTAGGAGGTAGAAAAGGTAAACATACAAATTATCTTCAACCCTTGCTGGATGAAATGACAGAGGTGTTTAGGATTGACCCTGCTGCAGAATGGTAA
- the paaB gene encoding 1,2-phenylacetyl-CoA epoxidase subunit B, with protein sequence MKIKSLDPRITRSEIDLEKPFDEAKELDQWQTYEVFHQTKRGQHHQHVGCVHAPNAEMALLFAKEVYGRRGICVNLWVAKSSNIFASDYDDADIFESEEVKTYRDPGYYKVMDRIKVYKEKQQTL encoded by the coding sequence ATGAAAATCAAATCATTAGACCCCAGAATAACACGCTCCGAAATAGATTTAGAAAAACCTTTTGATGAAGCCAAAGAATTAGACCAGTGGCAGACTTATGAAGTTTTTCACCAAACTAAACGTGGACAGCACCACCAACATGTAGGATGTGTGCATGCACCGAATGCAGAGATGGCGCTCTTATTTGCAAAAGAAGTATATGGGCGCAGAGGAATATGCGTGAATCTTTGGGTGGCAAAATCATCCAATATTTTTGCATCGGATTATGATGATGCAGACATTTTTGAAAGTGAAGAAGTCAAAACCTATCGCGACCCGGGTTACTACAAAGTGATGGATAGAATTAAAGTATATAAAGAAAAGCAACAAACATTATGA
- the paaA gene encoding 1,2-phenylacetyl-CoA epoxidase subunit A codes for MYGNAYIDPDQPANKFTQDEDPARLAEFEARIEGGDKIEPKDWMPKEYKKQLIRMIEQHAHSEIIGALPEGTWITRAPGFRRKLALMAKVQDEVGHAQLLYSAAETLGKPREDMINDLISGKSKYSNVFNYPAETWADTAIISWLIDAGAIVNQLANSKGSYGPYCRALDRICVEESFHLKYGHDNVVFLATGTKTQRDMVQDALTRWWPPIMHFFGPSDNISVHTKTLMKWKVKMATNDEMRQTFLNMYVPKIWDLGLVIPDPKLKKNESTGLWEYTEPDWEVFKRVINGDGPCNKERLAVRKYAEEKGRWVRRALLKKDAEYVTPLV; via the coding sequence CGCTTACATCGACCCAGATCAACCCGCAAACAAATTTACACAAGATGAAGACCCTGCCAGACTTGCCGAGTTTGAAGCTCGCATCGAAGGGGGTGACAAAATCGAGCCTAAAGATTGGATGCCAAAAGAATACAAAAAACAACTCATCAGGATGATTGAACAACACGCACATTCTGAGATAATAGGAGCGCTGCCCGAAGGGACGTGGATTACTCGGGCACCCGGTTTCAGGCGCAAACTTGCGTTGATGGCTAAGGTGCAAGATGAGGTAGGACATGCTCAGTTGCTTTATAGCGCAGCAGAAACATTGGGGAAACCGCGAGAGGACATGATTAATGACCTGATTAGTGGCAAATCAAAATATTCTAATGTGTTTAACTATCCTGCTGAAACATGGGCGGACACAGCTATTATATCTTGGTTGATAGATGCCGGTGCTATTGTCAATCAATTAGCTAATTCTAAAGGCAGTTACGGACCCTATTGCAGAGCATTGGATAGAATCTGTGTGGAAGAATCTTTTCACTTGAAATATGGTCATGACAATGTGGTGTTTTTGGCAACAGGTACCAAGACCCAAAGAGACATGGTGCAAGATGCACTCACACGTTGGTGGCCACCTATCATGCATTTTTTTGGACCCAGCGACAATATTTCTGTTCATACCAAAACATTAATGAAATGGAAAGTCAAAATGGCTACCAATGATGAGATGCGCCAGACGTTTCTCAATATGTATGTGCCCAAAATTTGGGATTTAGGCTTGGTCATTCCTGACCCGAAATTGAAAAAGAACGAATCCACAGGTTTGTGGGAATATACCGAACCTGATTGGGAAGTTTTCAAAAGAGTCATTAATGGTGATGGACCGTGCAACAAAGAAAGACTTGCCGTTAGAAAATATGCAGAAGAAAAAGGGCGCTGGGTGCGCAGAGCCTTATTGAAAAAAGACGCTGAATATGTAACTCCACTTGTTTAA